From Halorussus lipolyticus:
AACGGAGCTGACGAGGTTCGCGCCGGTCGAGCGGGCCAGCTTGCTCAGGTCGTCGGACTTGGCTCTGCGGACCGCGATGATGCCCTTCTCGGCGAGGAAGTGCTGGGCCATGTCGTCGATGCCGCCGTCCACGAAGACGACATCAGCGCCGACATCGTCGAGCTTGTCGACCATCTCGCGGAGCTGTTCCTCCTCTTGGTCGAGGAACTGCTGAAGCTGGTCGGGGTCGGTGACGTTGACTTCGGCGTCGATTTCGGTCTCCTGAATTTCGAGGGCCGTGTCGAGGAGGGCGACGTTGGCGTCCTCCACGAAGTAGGGCATGTTCTCGTGGACGCGCTCTTTGTCCACGATGACGCCCTCGACGAGTTCGGACTGGTCGATGGAACCGCCGACGACGGTCTCGACCTTGATGTTGTCCGTGTCAACGCCCTCGTCGTCGGCGACCGACTGGACCGCGTTGACGACGAGTTCCGCGAGGTACTCCTTGGAGTTCTCCGCGCCCTTGCCGGTCATCGCGGTGGACGCGATCTTCTGGAGGGTCTCGCTGTCGTCGGCGCTCACGTCGATGGCCTTCTCCTCGAGGATGCTCTTGGCCTCCTCGGCGGCCTGTCGGTATCCCTGCGCGAGGGTGGTCGCGTGGATGTCCTGCTCGAGGAGGTCCTCGGCCTTCTCGAGGAGTTCACCGGCGACGACGACGGCGGACGTGGTACCGTCGCCAACCTCGTCTTCCTGCGTCTCGGAGACTTCCACGACCATGTTGGCCGCGGGGTGCTCGATGTCCATCTCCTTGAGGATGGTCACGCCGTCGTTCGTGACGACGACCTCGCCCGTGGAGTCCACGAGCATCTTGTCCATGCCCTTGGGACCGAGCGTGGTCCGGACGGCCTCGGCCACGGCGGTTCCGGCGGTGATGTTCATCGACTGCGCGTCCTTTCCGGAGGTACGCTGGCTGTCCTCGGAAAGTACAATCATCGGCTGGTTACCCATTCGCTGAGCCATGTTCACCTGATAGATTGATTGCCATTCTATATAAATCTTTTCCCGGCGAGCATGAGAACCCGGCGCACAGGAGCGCAAACCTGTTGTGGGAACACTTACCACAGTATATTTATAAGGAACGACGAAGGGGCGCTCGCGCCGATTTCCGCGCTCGGCGGAAC
This genomic window contains:
- the thsA gene encoding thermosome subunit alpha, translated to MAQRMGNQPMIVLSEDSQRTSGKDAQSMNITAGTAVAEAVRTTLGPKGMDKMLVDSTGEVVVTNDGVTILKEMDIEHPAANMVVEVSETQEDEVGDGTTSAVVVAGELLEKAEDLLEQDIHATTLAQGYRQAAEEAKSILEEKAIDVSADDSETLQKIASTAMTGKGAENSKEYLAELVVNAVQSVADDEGVDTDNIKVETVVGGSIDQSELVEGVIVDKERVHENMPYFVEDANVALLDTALEIQETEIDAEVNVTDPDQLQQFLDQEEEQLREMVDKLDDVGADVVFVDGGIDDMAQHFLAEKGIIAVRRAKSDDLSKLARSTGANLVSSVDDIEADDLGFAGSVAQKDVGGDQRIFVEDVEEAKSVSLILRGGTEHVVDEVERAIEDSLGVVRVTLEDGKVVPGGGAPETELALELRDYADSVGGREQLAVEAFADTLEVIPRTLAENAGLDPIDSLVDLRAKHDGGSFESGLDAYTGEVVNMEDDGVVEPLRVKTQAIESATEAAVMLLRIDDVIAAGDLKGGQVDGDDGGDGGAPGGAGGMGGGMGGMGGMGGMGGAM